The genomic DNA GATGGAGCCTACGGGCGACCCGTTCAACTCGATTGCAAAGCTCGAAACAAACAAGCCTTCGAAACCTCTCAACCCGATGATCAATGCCGGTGCACTGGCGGTGACCTCCATGATCAAGGGAGGGACATGCAGTGAAAAGTGGGACCGACTCATTGCCTTCATCAATCATATGACGGGGGATGACGTAACGTATAATCCGGAGGTGGCACAATCAGAGCTCGAGACCGCCGATCTCAACAGGGCCCTCTGTTACTTTATGAAGCAGCACGGGGTGATCGATATCGATGTGGAGGAGCTCCTCGATCTCTATACGAAGCAATGTGCAGTTGAAATGAGCTGCATGGATCTGGCGAGGATCGGGGCAGTCTTTGCCAATGACGGGGTGGAGCCGGGATCGGGCCGGCGCATCATCACGAAGGATACGGCAAGGATCTGCAAGACCTTCATGGTGACGTGCGGAATGTATAATCGCTCCGGGGAATTTGCGATCAAAGTCGGCATACCGGCCAAAAGCGGTGTTTCCGGAGGGATAATGGGATCGGTACCAGGTAAATGCGGGGTCGGTCTCTTCGGTCCGAGTCTTGATGACGTAGGGAACAGCGTTGCGGGTGTGAAAATCCTTGAGATGCTGAGCTCTCAATATTCCTGGAGTATTTTCTGATCCACTGATCTATTCGCTCCATTCATTCATATGATTGTCATAGACTGGCGTCACAATCTCTTATTTCTCTTGCATTTTGCCTTGTTTAACGATAAAATTTTAAGACAGAATGTTATTTGTTCGGAATGGGGTGGACGACTGTGGCGTCAGAAATGACCATCAATCATAGAGAAAAGGCATACGAGCTATTGAAGGCCGATGCAGATAAAATATTGCAACTGATCAAAGTTCAAATGGACAACTTAACGATGCCTCAATGTCCTTTGTACGAAGAAGTATTGGACACGCAGATGTTCGGCCTGTCCCGTGAAATCGAATTCGCGGTCCGTCTGGGACTTGTGGATGATGGTGACGGCAAAGAGTTAATTGATTCTTTGGAAAGGGAACTTTCTGCCCTTCATGAAGCATCGACAAAAAAGTAAAATAGACATGACAACTCAAACAATACCTCATACTGTTGTTTGAGTTTTTTTGTTAAGTGATATACATAAAGATCTGGATGATAAAGGATTGAAAGCTATGTTCAAAAAAATATTGAAATCATATGACTACTCACTGATCGGGGTCTATCTGATGCTGTGCATTTTCGGACTTGTGATGGTGTACAGCTCCAGCATGGTCGTTGCTGTGGAAAAGTTCGGTATGGAAAGTGATTATTTTTATAAGAAGCAGCTGGTGAATCTTGTCATCAGCTTTGTGGCTTTCCTGGTTGCTGCCTGGTTCCCATACAAGGCGTTTAAGATCGGGAAGGTCCTGAAGACCCTCATGCTTCTGGTCATCGCCCTTCTTATATCCGTGCATTTCTTCGGAAGCGTCGTGAATAACGCGAAAAGCTGGATCGACCTCGGGGTCATGAGGATCCAGCCTTCGGAATTCGCAAAGCTTGCGGTCATCATCTATCTCGGATCCGTCTACTCGAAGAAGCAGGCATACATAAACGATCTCAACAGGGGACTGGCACCGCCCCTTGTATTCCTTGGATTCATCTGCTTCATCGTTTTCCTCGAGCCCGACTTCGGTACCGCGGCGATCATCTTCCTCATCGGGCTGATCGTGATACTCTGTTCCGGGATCAACCATAAGACGTTCTTCAAGCTAGCCGGGATGGCAGCTGCGTTGGTAGTGATCGTCTCACCGATCATCTACCTTGCCAGGGGACATATCTTCACAGAGGTGAGGATGAACAGGATCAATGCCTACCTTTCCCCGTTCCAGGATGCACAGGGGATCGGGTACCAGCTCGTTAATTCCTACCTTGCCATCGGTTCGGGAGGGGTCAAAGGACTCGGCCTCGGTCAGAGTGTCCAGAAGCTCGGATACATCCCTGAGCCCCAGACGGATTTCATCATGGCGATCATTGCCGAGGAACTGGGCATCTTTGGAGTGGCATTTGTGATTCTCGGACTTGCCTATCTGGTCCTCAGGGGGATCTATATCGGAGTCAAATGCCAGGATCCTTTTGGCACGATGATTGCCATCGGGATCTCCAGCATGATCGGCATCCAGGCTTTCATCAATCTTGGAGGGGTGTCGGGACTCATTCCGATCACAGGTGTCCCGCTTCCGTTCATCAGCTATGGGGGCTCATCCCTTCTCGTACTGTCCCTTTCACTGGGAGTACTGGTGAACGTCGCGATGTTCAATCGTTATGAAGAAAAATATAAAACAAAGAAGGAAAATGACATTCCTTCGGAGAATATGTCTAATAATCGGAATTTTTATAAGATGTAAATGTAGAAAAATGCGGTTTTTCTCATTGAATGCCAATTCATTCATGCGTTGAACATGATTGCTTTGTCTAGGGTCTGCCCCCTAAGATGCTTCTTTCGGGTCAGCCCTTTTTTCATAGAATGATAGATGAAGACATCAACCATGAAGAGCAAAAGGAGAGATTGTATGAAGAAGATTCAAAAAGTATTAGTAGCCAACCGTGGAGAAATTGCCATCCGGGTCTTTCGTGCATGTACCGAGCTGAATATCCGTACTGTCGCCGTGTACAGTAAAGAAGATTCCGGCTCCTATCATCGCTATAAAGCGGATGAAGCCTATCTTGTGGGGGAAGGGAAGAAGCCGATCGACGCCTATCTTGATATCGAGGATATCATCAGGATCGCCAAGACGGCAGACGTGGATGCCATCCATCCCGGCTACGGGTTCTTATCCGAAAACATACATTTTGCCAGGAGATGCGAGGAAGAAGGCATCATCTTCGTTGGACCGCACACCAAACATCTTGATATGTTCGGAGACAAGGTCAAAGCCCGCCAGCAGGCAGTAGAAGCCAATATCCCCGTCATCCCGGGTACCGACGGACCCGTCCAATCCCTCGAGGAAGTCATCAGCTTCGGGAAGGATAACGGATTCCCGATCATCATCAAAGCTTCCTTGGGCGGTGGCGGACGCGGAATGCGGATCGTACGGAATCTCGAAAGCCTGAAAGAGGCTTACGAGCGTGCTAAATCCGAAGCGAAAGCAGCATTCGGGAACGATGAGATCTATGTTGAGAAGTTCGTTGAAAAGCCGAAGCACATCGAAGTCCAAATCCTAGGGGATGAAGACGGGAACATCGTGCATCTTTATGAACGGGACTGCTCGATTCAAAGAAGGCACCAAAAGGTCGTCGAGGTGGCACCATCGGTTTCCCTTGGAGATGACCTCAGGGAAGAGATCTGTGAGGCAGCGGTAAGATTGATGAAGAACGTCGACTATGTGAATGCAGGGACGGTCGAGTTCCTCGTGGCAGACGGACGTTTTTATTTCATCGAGGTCAATCCACGGGTACAGGTCGAGCATACGATCACCGAAATGGTGACGGGTGTCGATATCGTCCAATCACAGCTCCTCATTGCAGAAGGGCACCCCCTTCATGGAAGCAAACTCGGCATTCCTGAGCAAGAAGATGTGAGGACGAACGGATTTGCGATT from Rossellomorea marisflavi includes the following:
- the glsA gene encoding glutaminase A, which codes for MSQAQRILEELIRKAAPFTKEGRVAHYIPALNEQDPDDLAISIHFLDGRTCHAGSHMKKFTLQSVSKVITLALVLMDCGQEEVFSKVGMEPTGDPFNSIAKLETNKPSKPLNPMINAGALAVTSMIKGGTCSEKWDRLIAFINHMTGDDVTYNPEVAQSELETADLNRALCYFMKQHGVIDIDVEELLDLYTKQCAVEMSCMDLARIGAVFANDGVEPGSGRRIITKDTARICKTFMVTCGMYNRSGEFAIKVGIPAKSGVSGGIMGSVPGKCGVGLFGPSLDDVGNSVAGVKILEMLSSQYSWSIF
- a CDS encoding YlaN family protein yields the protein MTINHREKAYELLKADADKILQLIKVQMDNLTMPQCPLYEEVLDTQMFGLSREIEFAVRLGLVDDGDGKELIDSLERELSALHEASTKK
- the ftsW gene encoding putative lipid II flippase FtsW encodes the protein MFKKILKSYDYSLIGVYLMLCIFGLVMVYSSSMVVAVEKFGMESDYFYKKQLVNLVISFVAFLVAAWFPYKAFKIGKVLKTLMLLVIALLISVHFFGSVVNNAKSWIDLGVMRIQPSEFAKLAVIIYLGSVYSKKQAYINDLNRGLAPPLVFLGFICFIVFLEPDFGTAAIIFLIGLIVILCSGINHKTFFKLAGMAAALVVIVSPIIYLARGHIFTEVRMNRINAYLSPFQDAQGIGYQLVNSYLAIGSGGVKGLGLGQSVQKLGYIPEPQTDFIMAIIAEELGIFGVAFVILGLAYLVLRGIYIGVKCQDPFGTMIAIGISSMIGIQAFINLGGVSGLIPITGVPLPFISYGGSSLLVLSLSLGVLVNVAMFNRYEEKYKTKKENDIPSENMSNNRNFYKM